In Ostrea edulis chromosome 6, xbOstEdul1.1, whole genome shotgun sequence, a single window of DNA contains:
- the LOC130047006 gene encoding uncharacterized protein LOC130047006 — translation MEKALTQMNELEEKIQGYQKKYKIQEQKLEAQAEENEAQSVKISEQSAVITGLQTPICTKLFGIDSRDQTEMDTCFYCIVILNQIDCDKDSKCEFNDGICRPMMGAGK, via the exons ATGGAAAAAGCACTGACACAAATGAATGAACTTGAAGAAAAAATTCAGGGATATcagaaaaaatacaaaattcaagAACAGAAACTTGAAGCCCAGGCAGAAGAAAATGAAGCACAGAGCGTAAAAATTTCAGAACAAAGTGCAGTTATCACAG GTCTACAGACCCCCATTTGCACCAAATTGTTTGGAATAGATAGCCGCGATCAGACGGAGATGGACACGTGTTTTTACTGCATCGTCATACTTAACCAAATAGACTGTGACAAGGATTCCAAATGCGAATTCAATGACGGGATCTGTAGACCAATGATGGGCGCCGGAAAATAG